From Oryza brachyantha chromosome 9, ObraRS2, whole genome shotgun sequence, a single genomic window includes:
- the LOC102715695 gene encoding chloroplast envelope quinone oxidoreductase homolog → MAAAATAKTMRALQYDKYGGGAEGLKHVEVPVPAPKEGEVLIKMEAASINPIDWKIQKGMVRPFLPKKFPFVPVGDLSGEVVELGAGVSGFKPGDKVISMSFPNCGGLAEYAVAPASLTVARPPEVSAAEGASLPTAAGTALQQLKAAGVRFDAPGAGAGADGPKNVLVTAASGGVGHYAVQLAKLAGLHVTATCGARNLGFVGGLGADEALDYKTPGGAALRSPSGKKYDAVAHCAPPAPWSTFKNVLADAGGAVVDVTPGIAATATAFLHKVTFSKKRLVPLILMPKKEEMEWLADMAKQGKLKTAIDSTYPLSRAHEAWAKSMEGHATGKIIVEMGSTD, encoded by the exons GACAAgtacggcggcggagcagagggCCTCAAG CATGTGGAGGTGCCGGTCCCGGCGCCCAAGGAAGGGGAGGTGCTGATCAAGATGGAGGCCGCCAGCATCAACCCCATCGACTGGAAGATTCAGAAGGGGATGGTCCGGCCATTCCTGCCCAAGAAGTTCCCGTTCGTTCCAG TTGGTGATCTGTCCGGCGAAGTGGTCgagctcggcgccggcgtgagCGGCTTCAAGCCAGGAGACAAGGTCATCTCCATGAGCTTCCCG AACTGCGGCGGGCTCGCCGAGtacgcggtggcgccggcgtcgcTGACGGTGGCGAGGCCGCCTGAGGTGTCTGCGGCCGAAGGCGCCAGCCTGCCGACGGCCGCGGGCACGGCGCTCCAGCAGCTGAAGGCCGCCGGAGTCAGGTTCGACGcgccgggcgccggcgccggcgcagacGGCCCCAAGAACGTGCTGGTCACCGCGGCCTCCGGCGGCGTGGGCCACTACGCCGTGCAGCTCGCCAAGCTCGCCGGGCTGCACGTCACGGCCACCTGCGGCGCGCGCAACCTCGGCTTcgtcggcggcctcggcgccgacgaggcgcTCGACTACAAGacccccggcggcgccgccctgCGGAGCCCGTCGGGGAAGAAGTACGACGCCGTGGCGCactgcgcgccgccggcgccgtggtcCACGTTCAAGAACGTCCtggccgacgccggcggcgccgtcgtcgacgtcaCTCCTGgcatcgccgccaccgccacggcgTTCCTGCACAAGGTGACGTTCTCCAAGAAGAGGCTCGTGCCATTGATCCTGATGCCCAAGAAGGAGGAGATGGAGTGGCTGGCCGACATGGCCAAGCAAGGGAAGCTCAAGACCGCCATAGACTCCACGTACCCTCTGAGCAGAGCGCACGAGGCTTGGGCTAAGAGCATGGAAGGCCACGCCACAGGCAAGATCATTGTAGAAATGGGAAGCACAGATTGA
- the LOC102720548 gene encoding uncharacterized protein LOC102720548: MASAPTTDGPIDSVAKRKGSPCQQDGDFQDDKRPRSSVNLPEGIFWYIHSLMPLRDAARAACVSHSFLRSWRCYPYLLFNEEIVLLDKNTFGNDETTRNLTSKVNHILQNHSGIGVKKLEFVFFSCTSVDFSYLDSWLHKAVTSGIEEVTLMLPTNSNAGYNFPCSVLSDGNGNSIQYIYLSHCAIRPTVDLGCLRTLTNLHLCSVRITGCELECLLSKSPALELLKVMSCKEIVQLKIPCLLKRLHTLYVNGCEMLKVVESYAPNLTTFDFTGHAVQMLGLLQMKNFDMLMQTQIVSTQTVLGKFLSLKHLHISLNKPPNYDYVSLVYFLDAAPSLETFILLTPYIHLPQGHMGYAWTAGDSAQLRQMPEHRHDNLKKFEVSGFCYVKSLVELICHILETTSSLNHVKLDTSYRSGCHASGRCYPYGTEQMREACNAVLAIKTCIIGKVPPKVELDLVQPCSRCRALVQ; the protein is encoded by the exons ATGGCTTCCGCTCCAACGACAG ATGGGCCGATTGATTCAGTGGCCAAAAGGAAGGGCTCTCCATGCCAACAAGATGGTGATTTTCAAGATGATAAACGACCAAGATCATCTGTGAACCTTCCAGAG GGCATCTTTTGGTACATTCATTCCTTAATGCCACTCCGAGATGCTGCTCGTGCTGCTTGCGTGTCTCATTCATTTTTACGATCTTGGAGATGCTATCCCTACCTTCTCTTCAATGAGGAGATAGTCCTATTGGATAAAAACACATTTGGCAATGATGAGACAACGAGAAATCTCACCAGCAAAGTTAACCACATTTTACAAAATCACTCGGGCATCGGTGTGAAGAAACTAGagtttgttttcttcagtTGTACTAGTGTCGACTTCAGTTATTTGGACAGTTGGCTTCACAAGGCTGTCACATCGGGGATTGAAGAAGTCACCCTGATGCTGCCTACAAACAGCAATGCAGGATACAACTTTCCATGCTCGGTTTTATCTGATGGTAATGGTAACTCAATTCAGTATATTTATCTCTCTCACTGTGCCATCCGTCCCACTGTTGATCTTGGTTGCCTGAGAACCTTGACGAATTTGCATCTATGTTCTGTGCGGATTACTGGGTGTGAACTAGAATGCCTTCTTTCTAAGTCCCCCGCACTGGAGTTGTTAAAAGTGATGAGTTGTAAAGAGATAGTTCAGTTGAAGATCCCATGTTTGCTGAAGCGGCTCCATACCCTTTATGTAAATGGATGTGAAATGCTGAAAGTGGTAGAGAGCTACGCTCCAAACCTCACCACCTTTGACTTCACAGGTCATGCAGTACAAATGTTGGGTTTACTGCAAATGAAGAACTTTGACATGCTTATGCAGACACAG ATTGTCAGTACACAAACTGTGCTAGGGAAATTTCTTAGCCTCAAGCACTTGCATATATCACTTAACAAGCCCCCAAACTATGATTATGTTTCTCTTGTTTACTTTCTTGATGCTGCTCCTTCACTTGAGACGTTCATCTTGCTT ACACCATACATACATTTACCACAGGGTCATATGGGGTATGCCTGGACTGCTGGAGATTCTGCACAGCTGAGGCAGATGCCAGAACACCGCCATGACAATCTCAAGAAATTCGAGGTCTCTGGTTTCTGCTATGTGAAGAGCTTGGTCGAGCTAATATGCCATATCCTTGAGACTACATCGTCACTCAATCATGTTAAGCTTGACACGTCCTATAGATCTGGGTGCCATGCTTCTGGCAGATGCTACCCATATGGTACGGAGCAAATGAGGGAGGCCTGTAACGCCGTCTTGGCTATCAAGACATGCATCATTGGGAAAGTTCCACCTAAAGTGGAGCTTGATCTTGTTCAGCCTTGCAGCCGTTGCCGTGCTCTTGTGCAGTAG
- the LOC121053200 gene encoding chloroplast envelope quinone oxidoreductase homolog encodes MLAKLAGLHVTAACGARNLGFVGGLGADVALDYKTLDIGEEVRRRGALRAAGAVVDVQGRPGRRRRRRRRRQSWRVAATATAFLHKVTFSKKRLVPLILMRKKEEMEWLVDMARQGKLKTTIDSTYPLSRAHEAWAKSMEGHATGKIIVEMASTD; translated from the coding sequence ATGCTCGCCAAGCTCGCTGGGCTGCACGTCACGGCCGCCTGCGGCGCGCGCAACCTCGGCTTcgtcggcggcctcggcgccgACGTGGCGCTCGACTACAAGACCCTGGACATCGGGGAAGAAGTACGACGCCGTGGCGCACTgcgggccgccggcgccgtggtcGACGTTCAGGGACGTCCtggccgacgccggcggcgccgtcgtcgacgtcaATCCTGGAGAgtggccgccaccgccacggcgTTCCTGCACAAGGTGACGTTCTCCAAGAAGAGGCTCGTGCCATTGATCCTGATGCGCAAGAAGGAGGAGATGGAGTGGCTGGTCGACATGGCCAGGCAAGGGAAGCTCAAGACCACCATAGACTCCACGTACCCTCTGAGCAGAGCGCACGAGGCTTGGGCTAAGAGCATGGAAGGCCACGCCACAGGCAAGATCATTGTAGAAATGGCGAGCACAGATTGA